GTACATCAAGTTACACAGGTGGAATTGTTAGGCTGGTTAAAATACACCACCAAATGATGGGACACAGTTGGGTCAGGCCACCTCTCCTGCCTGCTGCTGTTGTTTACAGAGGTCTGTGTGTTAGGCTGGTGAGTGAGGTCCTGCTGGCACTCCTCCTGGTGGCCTCTGGGGCGAGGGGAGAGCTCCTGGGTCAGCATTGGCTCTGGGGTCCCCTGTTTGTCTGCCCTTGCCTTAGTGTTGGTGCCTCCAGGGTTCTGCTACCTCTTCTGAGCCCTGGGTGTGCCCCAGCCAAGGCCCCCATCCCCTCTGCTCCACATACCTGGGGCAGCCATTGCCAGGGAAGGAAGAACCAAGAGTGAATTGTCATGCTCCTGATGTGACTCGTGCCCAGACACggggggaggaagcaggagaTGTGACCATGACACCACGCACAAGCTCACTCTAGAGATGAGCCCTCTGTGTCTTGAAGGTACGTAGGCTGTGTGGAGCCCTCCAGGGTACAGCCCCTGGGAGAGGACAGATGGGGGGTGGGAGCTGTGCCCCCTGAGGCAGGCCTGACAGCAGAGCTAGTAAGGTGGATGGGGGATGTGTCCAACATGGTGCTAGATTGTTGAAAAGTCACAACTGTACACACCTGGGGTCGTGCCCCTCTCCAAGTCATTTGCATGGTGGGTTAGATACAGCTAGATAGAAGTGGAGATATACTTTTTTGAGGAAGGACCTTTCCTGGTGGTTGGATAAAAGGTAAGACAGACTCCTGGGTTCGGCATGCTCTGGGGAGGGCCATGCGACAGTGAGGGACTCCCTATTGCTACACTCTGTACAGGGCGGCCGGGCCCGCCCGCTGCACCCAGCCCCTGGCGGCAGTCACAGGCTTGCCTTCAACCCCTTCCGCCTTTGAGAGCTCTTGGGCCCCAGTGAAATGGGGGCTATGAAGACAAGTGGATGGGAGGGCGGTCCCCATGGCCCCGGGGGTACCCCACATGAGGGCTACATGATATTGCACTGGGTGGCCCCACAGCAATCCTTGATGAGCGCCAGCCCGGTCTTGGCCACTGTGGGCTTGCTAGGTGGGGGTTCTGCTTTCTTCTCGGCTCGGGAGCCTGCAGGAGGGTAggagcacaaagaaagaaagggaagaagggagagagggagaagtgaGGTAAGGAGAGCCCTGACCATCTGCAGCCccagtcccaccccaccccctagcCAGACTTTGCTTTACCTCCACAGATCAGGTGATGTGGAGAGCTGGCATGTATTTTATATGGTCACACTGACTGTTCCCACTTCCCTATCAGTAACCTGGCTTTCAGTCCTCAGCTTCCGGCCACAGCTTTAAACTTTATTCTGTTCAGTTCTCCTTGCCATTGTACAATATCTACCAAGACTATCACAGGGTCTGGCATTTACATTGGTGAATGTATAGATGGGAATTTTGTTCAAGTCACTTTAGTCTGAGGGCTCACATCTTTTAATTCGGGAAAATGCTCATTCAATAGCTTTTAAGATACCTCTGCCATTCATTCTCTTATCTCTTTCTTTGGAATGTGTATTAGATGTAAGTTGGGCCTTCTTATTCTATCTTCCATGTTTTATTCTGtgtctttcatattttctatcattttgtcTCTGTGATTCATTCTGGGTAATTTCCTCAGCTGTGTCTTCCAATTTATGAATCCTCCCTTTGATTGTATCTCTGAAGTTAATCTGCTGAGTTTTTACTTCATTGAGAATACTTTTTTAGAAAGCTAATTGTTAAATCTACTATTCTCTTTTCATAGCATCCTACTCTTTCATTTTGTGTTGTTCTTCTCTTATCTCtttaataattttacatatacttATTGTCTCTTTTAGATAGCCTGTTACTTCTAGTTCTTGGGAAGACAgaccttctcttttctctttgttgcAACTACAGACCCCTCTCATGGTGGTTCAATTCTTCgttggttttacatttttattgagaacTTATCTTCATGGGGATTATTTTATCTGTGAACTGTACATTATAGAATGCTGAAGGGTCCATACTGAGCAATGTTGCATTTGCTTTGCTGGGATCTCAGAGATTTCACTGGTTTTAgatcagttttaatttttcaacttgGGTTTCCAACACCAGATAAGTAGTATAAATTTGGACCCCACATGCGGCCCCTTGAATGTGGTGTGGGCTTGGCATTTTGATTTCTTGCcaggattcttttttctgttttcctagtAAGATTTCTAGCCCCCTTCACTCTGATACCTCTGATGTCCCTGTGGCTACAGGAGTGGGCATGTGACACAGATTGGCCAATCACATCATCTCAGCCTTGTGATAATAGTGATGGGCCTAGGAGGTGGGGCCATGAACCAAGAAAGGCCAGTTAGAATCGTTCCCTGAGACTTATATACTTAGATACCAGAAGAGAGAATCTGTGGTGTTGCCTTGCCGCTGCCAAGTTTTGGTTGTGGAGTTCTGGCCCCATGGAAAAGACCCAGGTAGtaggagaaaactgaagctaaCACACAAAGAGGGGCATGGATGAGAAATGGGAGGAAAGCAAGGGTTTCACAGTGTCCAGTCCCCGAAGCCCTGGTTCTTGTTGCCATTCTTCCAAATCCCCTTTTTGCTAGAGACAGTTTGAATTGGGCATCCATTTTTATAACTGAGCACAACCTCACAGGAGCAGCAAAGAGAAGACAGTCCCTTGACAGCAGGACCCGTGCTCACCTTAATATGCTGATGAACATGAAGGCCCTGCATAGAGAGAGCCAAATGtgcagcatttcccaaacttatttCACACAAAACCCTTTATGCTCTGAGGATCTTGTGAGGCTAATATTCTGAGAAGCATAACTCTGGCTCCACTGCCAGAAATTCCAAGaactccctgagcctcagttcccaccTCTGAGCCACCTGCTCCTCCTATGAAACACACCAAACTATCTTAGAGAATGGCATCTGCTGCCAGAACTGGCTACATAGTTTGTAGAAcccaatgcaaaatgaaaatgcaaggcCCCTTGTTCCAAAATTCTTAAGAATTTTAAGACAGCAACAGTGGAACATTGATGCAATCCCAGCACCCTTCCAGACACGGGTTGCACAGCAACAAAGCTGCCCCTGCCTGCCACCATCCTGTGCACAAGTTTGATCTCTAATAAATACTTTGTTGTGCCTTCTCCAGGACCCAGACCTCTTTtcaatttccctttctcttggATGGGATGAGAAGAAATCATGTATGCACTCACTGGCTGGAGATTTGGTTACTTTGTCCAGAGGTTTTAACTTGATTCTCAGGAAATCAGCCATTTCCTTGTCCTCTTCTTGCTCCCTGTAAGGACAGATGTATAAAGACAAGAGGAAAGTAGAGTAAGCAAGGAGAGCATCAAGAAACCAATGAAATGAGGCAAGAGGTTTCAATGTGTGGAGCATGTAACAGGCTTTGTGAATGGTGTGTATACGTTGTTGCATGTTATGTATGAATGGTACACATACAGTGGTATGTGTTATATATGTAAGTAGATACATGCATGCTGTGTGGATGGTACTTGAGTGTTGTGTTATATGTGGGTGGAGTGCATATGTTTTTTGTGTTATATGTGTATGGTATTTGTATGTTGTGTTTGATGAACTTGCTTTGAAGCAGACACGGACCAACAATAGAGTAAACACCTACCCAGAGTATGGGTGAGACCCCATAGCAGAGACAAGAACATTACAGGACCCAATCTCCCTGCCAGGGGTTCAGTGAGCTGGGCAACACCTCTTCTGACCTTGTGCCTTTAAGTCACCCCACATATGTGTGCTTCCACAAGATACATGGCAGGTCTCAGAGGTCAAGTCATCTCAGCTCTTCCAAGGGTCCTCAGGAGCAAAGGCAGTTTGCTCCTGACTGAGCTGGGCAAGGTGCATCCCAGGGGCCTGGGATGACCCAAGAAGACACAGAGAATAAAGAGGAAGTTGCCCTCTGGTACTGAAGAGGCCCATGAGGCCATCTCCTTATGCAGGGCTCCAAAGGCTTTGCTCCAGGATAAGAATATTCAAGGATCAACATTCATGCTTCCTAAGCCCAGCCTCCTCCTGAGTCTTCAGGTGCACAATGGCTCCAGGGCCCACGGTTGTCCAGATCCAGGTGGTGGGTGTGTCAGCCAATAGGAGACCCTGAAGGGGCATGGGAACCACCAATGAGAGGGGGGAAAATAGAATAATGCTGGGAAGTGAATAGGGCAGGCAAGGAAAAAAGTCAGTACAGGGAACAGAGTTGCTATAGAAGCCAACAGAAGTTTCTAGAAGTTGCCTTGATGACTTGAGAGAAAGTTCAGTGAAGAAAGTGTGTAGGAAGCACCATTGTGGGTTATTTTCCCCTGCCCACTTCCTGGAATGATGTTCAATGGAGGTCCACTGTTCGTAAGACTTCGTAAGCTGGATTTGAGTTTCTCCTGAATGTGAAATGAATTCTCAGGCCAGAAGGCTGGGTTCATTTGGGTCCAGTGTTTGGGGACCGTTTGGTGAGGCCATGACTGTTAGGCAAGGCTGTGAGTCCCAGGAGCAGATGATGGGTTTGGAAGGAAGCTGAAGGCTGTGTTTCAACAGGCTAGTACATGGGGACACACCGCCCACTCACCTTAACCGCTCGACCTCTGCGTCATCCACCAGAAAGTCTCTCTTCTGCACCAGTCTGTGGATCTTCTGGATAAGCTCatcctctctctgcttctgcagcttggttttttctttttctgggaagaaggaaacatcaacaaagaaaaaTTGCCTGAAACTGTTGAAAGGACTTGAGTTCAAGGGGCCAGGGTTGGAATCCTGGCCCTACCATTTTACTATCTTGGTGAACTTGGAGAAGCAATTTGACCtccttgagcttcagtttcttcctctgtaaaatacAACCAGTGAGGCTTAAATGCAGGGACGTTAGTAAATGACAGCACAGAGCTCAGATGTGGTGAATGCTCAGTAAACA
This sequence is a window from Phyllostomus discolor isolate MPI-MPIP mPhyDis1 chromosome 3, mPhyDis1.pri.v3, whole genome shotgun sequence. Protein-coding genes within it:
- the BMERB1 gene encoding bMERB domain-containing protein 1 encodes the protein MELKQSLSTHLEAEKPLRRYGAVEETAWKAEGLGRNQLDIISMAETTMMPEEIELEMAKIQRLREVLVRRESELRFMMDDIQLCNDIMDLKQELQNLVAIPEKEKTKLQKQREDELIQKIHRLVQKRDFLVDDAEVERLREQEEDKEMADFLRIKLKPLDKVTKSPASSRAEKKAEPPPSKPTVAKTGLALIKDCCGATQCNIM